A window of the Pelagicoccus enzymogenes genome harbors these coding sequences:
- a CDS encoding S1 family peptidase — MIKARIAPLLAGLALGQIASADPIRPSIVGGDDVAAGDFPWMAAFLRPDPDASADERQFCGGALIAPNWIITAAHCVEDQTRDFEIMVGNIDLDEHYVPIFPVSIHTHPSFLGRRLSRGADLALIQIDPPLEDYPTVSINRALNRLVPGRKVTALGWGLTDYETNDDSPILKKVELNLREIDEYEDNHPAYDYFLSTESNVIDKGIYSGDSGGPLLLRDEDGHSWSIAGVTSNSVRNLEHNLNVPFFTSIAAEKDWIDTVLSSTDTVAEALPNHRRVKLFTDAEGRTYAGYKFWPFAGQRTETLRIHWRNPLSHYYKEYPYIEEGNFYDDTDGSFYFIDSDYQIAPQTASTQASLATLSIENTPNFKNPLFDVRPFETVFFKENAYGTGIRFTGLEEDKDYRVPNSYGAAIMHQNANSGKIESRSYTRFQSSPDYNYWMVDTVGHRGQSVTILPVADESFPFSEDKSFELSNSDTPYVREQTYIKLLRLDSGYLSGEAKITVLPEFDAELIVFNTHDGSTFAYADQGAENEVDELILDGSSLSGKMIGVYNFDKGVTGRFEIKVESYSSENLGFDNEQTRAITRSDRQFTSSNGDQINYERLSIRNNRNYRSFTFKVRGRFFRPGVAIFDGEGEILEFLTNRQSYEITVPVSIGENITIDVINYEKTEVENYEISVSGSSSHP, encoded by the coding sequence TTGATTAAAGCAAGAATCGCTCCCCTCCTGGCCGGTCTGGCCTTGGGTCAAATCGCCTCAGCGGACCCCATCCGCCCGTCCATTGTCGGAGGCGATGACGTAGCCGCGGGAGACTTTCCTTGGATGGCAGCCTTCTTGCGACCTGATCCCGACGCCAGCGCCGACGAACGGCAATTTTGCGGCGGAGCCCTCATCGCCCCAAACTGGATTATCACCGCAGCCCACTGCGTGGAGGACCAAACGAGGGATTTCGAAATCATGGTGGGCAACATCGACCTCGATGAGCACTACGTTCCCATCTTTCCCGTTTCCATCCATACCCATCCTTCCTTCCTGGGGAGGCGGCTCTCGCGCGGAGCGGATCTAGCCCTCATACAAATCGACCCACCGCTGGAGGACTACCCCACCGTATCCATTAACCGGGCCCTGAACCGTCTCGTTCCCGGACGTAAAGTCACAGCCCTGGGCTGGGGACTTACCGACTACGAGACCAACGACGACAGCCCTATCCTGAAAAAGGTTGAGCTTAATCTGCGAGAGATCGACGAATACGAGGACAACCACCCCGCCTACGACTACTTCTTGTCCACGGAAAGCAACGTCATCGACAAGGGCATCTACTCCGGTGACAGCGGTGGGCCGCTCCTGCTGCGGGACGAAGACGGCCATAGCTGGAGCATCGCAGGAGTCACCAGCAACTCGGTTCGCAATCTCGAGCACAACCTCAACGTCCCCTTCTTCACGAGCATCGCCGCAGAGAAAGACTGGATCGACACTGTTTTGTCTTCAACGGACACCGTCGCGGAAGCGCTTCCAAACCACCGCAGGGTCAAGCTCTTCACCGACGCAGAGGGCCGCACCTACGCAGGCTACAAGTTTTGGCCCTTCGCCGGACAGAGGACCGAGACCCTCCGGATCCACTGGCGGAATCCGCTTTCCCACTACTACAAAGAATATCCCTATATCGAAGAGGGTAACTTCTACGACGACACGGATGGCTCCTTCTACTTCATCGACTCCGACTACCAAATAGCGCCCCAGACTGCATCCACCCAAGCATCCCTCGCGACTCTTTCGATCGAGAATACGCCAAACTTCAAGAACCCCCTCTTCGACGTACGGCCATTCGAAACGGTCTTTTTCAAGGAAAACGCGTACGGGACCGGCATCAGATTTACGGGCCTAGAGGAAGACAAAGACTACCGGGTGCCCAATAGCTACGGAGCTGCGATCATGCATCAAAATGCGAACAGCGGCAAGATCGAGAGCCGAAGCTATACCAGGTTCCAATCGTCACCAGATTACAACTACTGGATGGTTGATACGGTTGGTCACCGGGGCCAATCAGTCACCATCCTACCTGTAGCTGACGAATCATTCCCATTCTCCGAGGACAAGAGCTTCGAGCTGAGCAACAGCGACACTCCCTATGTTCGCGAGCAGACCTACATCAAGCTCTTGAGGCTCGACTCCGGATACCTATCGGGAGAGGCAAAGATCACAGTGCTTCCGGAATTCGACGCCGAACTCATAGTGTTCAATACTCATGACGGCTCAACCTTCGCCTACGCGGACCAAGGAGCCGAAAACGAGGTCGACGAATTGATATTGGACGGGTCTAGCCTGAGCGGGAAAATGATCGGCGTCTACAACTTCGACAAAGGAGTGACAGGGCGTTTCGAAATCAAAGTGGAATCGTACAGCTCCGAGAACCTTGGTTTCGACAACGAGCAGACTCGGGCCATCACCCGCTCGGATCGCCAGTTCACCTCATCAAATGGTGACCAAATCAACTACGAACGCCTCTCCATCCGAAACAACAGGAACTACCGCTCTTTCACTTTCAAAGTACGAGGACGCTTCTTCAGGCCGGGGGTGGCTATCTTCGACGGCGAGGGCGAAATACTGGAGTTCCTCACCAATCGTCAGAGCTACGAAATTACAGTGCCCGTTTCCATCGGGGAGAACATCACCATCGACGTGATAAACTACGAAAAGACCGAGGTCGAAAACTACGAAATATCGGTCTCCGGATCAAGCTCCCACCCCTAG
- a CDS encoding YraN family protein: MFSFLKRMFGRDEPESAAIGRRGEREAEKLLKKKGYQVLARNFRSGRDEIDLICLQGKTVIFVEVRTRAAGALVSGYDSINRRKREALKRVCRSYFSIMKPKPLTLRFDVVEVEHEEGTVTQARHFADVPLFSKAANRGR; this comes from the coding sequence ATGTTTTCTTTCCTCAAACGCATGTTCGGCCGCGACGAGCCGGAGTCCGCGGCCATCGGGCGCCGCGGTGAGCGTGAGGCGGAGAAGCTGCTGAAGAAGAAGGGCTACCAAGTTCTGGCTCGGAACTTTCGCAGCGGTCGCGACGAGATCGACCTCATTTGCCTGCAAGGCAAGACGGTGATTTTCGTGGAGGTTCGCACTCGCGCGGCCGGGGCGCTGGTGAGCGGCTACGACTCGATCAACCGACGGAAGCGGGAGGCCTTGAAGCGAGTGTGCCGCTCCTACTTCAGCATCATGAAGCCCAAGCCGCTGACCCTGCGTTTCGACGTGGTGGAAGTCGAGCACGAGGAAGGCACGGTCACTCAAGCCCGTCACTTCGCGGACGTGCCGCTTTTCTCAAAAGCGGCCAATCGCGGGCGCTGA
- the zwf gene encoding glucose-6-phosphate dehydrogenase codes for MSQDKRHPFLQGLSKHRGVQPTIITIFGASGDLCARKLVPAIYNLAVDNLLPADFYLIGFGRKPIPDAEFREIAAESISKFSRRPLNKEIWNRIEKNTYYCSGGYDELEGFQKLNDKISSIEKDAGREMQSVFYVSTPPSVFDPIVKNLGEVGLATKYQDSDKHTKVVIEKPFGKDLESAQALNRAIQGVFQERQVYRIDHYLGKETVQDLLVQRFANTIFEPLWNRNYVDNVQITVAESLGVGTRGGYYEQSGATRDMIQNHTMQLLALMAMEAPASLDAEAIRDEKVKLLKAIKPLKLGYENPEVVRAQYAEGLIDGQKVKGYRDEEGVSPQSETETYAALKLAINNWRWEGVPFYLRSGKRMARRVTEIAIQFKRPPSSLFSENEMINLANNSLVFQIQPDEGSTILLNGKIPGLQTRTQPVKMHFRYSTTFGSNTPEAYERLVLDAMIGDGTLFIRGDETEASWNLITPLHEFWKAEGQRGMETYASGSWGPNAADRMLWEKNHEWRRP; via the coding sequence ATGTCACAGGATAAAAGACACCCATTCCTTCAAGGTCTCAGCAAGCACCGTGGGGTGCAGCCCACGATCATCACGATCTTCGGAGCGTCGGGAGACCTCTGCGCCCGCAAGCTCGTGCCAGCGATCTACAACCTTGCCGTGGACAACCTGTTGCCGGCTGACTTTTACCTGATCGGATTCGGGCGGAAGCCGATTCCGGACGCCGAGTTCCGCGAGATCGCGGCGGAATCGATTTCCAAGTTCTCCCGCCGTCCGCTCAACAAGGAGATTTGGAATCGGATCGAGAAAAATACCTATTACTGCTCCGGCGGCTACGACGAGCTGGAGGGCTTCCAGAAGCTCAACGACAAGATCAGCTCCATCGAGAAGGATGCCGGGCGCGAGATGCAAAGCGTATTTTACGTGTCCACGCCGCCGTCGGTCTTCGACCCGATCGTCAAGAACCTAGGGGAAGTTGGTTTGGCGACCAAGTACCAGGATTCGGACAAGCACACCAAGGTGGTGATCGAAAAGCCCTTCGGCAAGGATCTGGAGTCGGCCCAAGCCCTCAACCGAGCCATCCAAGGCGTCTTCCAAGAGCGCCAAGTGTATCGTATCGACCACTACTTGGGCAAAGAGACGGTGCAGGACTTGCTCGTGCAGCGTTTTGCGAACACCATTTTCGAGCCGCTCTGGAATCGCAACTACGTGGACAACGTGCAGATCACGGTGGCGGAAAGCCTCGGAGTGGGAACGCGTGGCGGCTACTACGAGCAGAGCGGGGCCACCCGCGACATGATCCAGAACCATACCATGCAGCTCTTGGCGCTCATGGCGATGGAGGCTCCGGCTTCGCTCGACGCGGAGGCGATTCGCGACGAGAAGGTGAAGCTGCTCAAGGCAATCAAGCCATTGAAACTTGGATACGAAAATCCGGAAGTGGTCCGCGCTCAATATGCCGAAGGCCTCATCGACGGACAAAAGGTGAAGGGCTACCGCGACGAAGAAGGCGTTTCGCCACAGTCCGAGACGGAAACGTATGCGGCGCTGAAGCTCGCGATCAACAATTGGCGTTGGGAAGGCGTACCGTTCTACCTCCGTTCCGGCAAGCGCATGGCGCGCCGCGTCACGGAAATCGCGATCCAGTTCAAGCGCCCGCCGTCCTCGCTCTTCAGCGAGAACGAGATGATAAATCTGGCTAACAACTCTCTCGTTTTCCAGATCCAGCCGGACGAAGGTTCGACCATTTTGCTGAATGGAAAGATTCCCGGCCTGCAGACGCGCACCCAGCCGGTCAAGATGCACTTCCGCTATTCCACGACCTTCGGTTCGAACACTCCGGAAGCATACGAGCGCCTGGTGCTCGACGCGATGATCGGGGACGGAACGCTCTTTATCCGCGGCGACGAAACGGAAGCCTCGTGGAACCTGATCACTCCCTTGCACGAATTCTGGAAAGCCGAAGGACAGCGCGGAATGGAGACCTACGCTTCCGGTTCCTGGGGACCGAACGCTGCGGACCGCATGCTCTGGGAAAAGAACCATGAGTGGCGTCGTCCTTAA